The following coding sequences are from one Paenibacillus stellifer window:
- a CDS encoding carbohydrate ABC transporter permease produces the protein MKPHLAYRIGQHVIGYVFALLSLYPVFLMVTASFKTTIEIFTKPLSLPTKFSLAAYDKLLGQMPFGTYFVNSVIVSVVSVFLILLTATLASYYISRTRYKWNEALLFIFLLGMMIPIKLGIVPLFLLMKGLHLTNTAWSLILIYTAIGIPMGVMILSGFFRTLPTELEEAGRIDGCTDMQILGKIVVPLMRPALGTVMIINFVTAWNDFFFPLIFIQSELKKTIPVGLMSLFGEYASDWSTLFSGLTLASLPMILLFMFASRQFMDGMTAGAVK, from the coding sequence ATGAAACCACATCTTGCATACCGAATCGGCCAGCATGTCATTGGCTATGTGTTCGCTCTGCTGAGCCTGTATCCCGTCTTCCTGATGGTGACGGCTTCCTTCAAGACGACAATCGAAATCTTCACGAAGCCGCTGTCCCTGCCGACCAAATTCTCGCTTGCCGCGTACGACAAGCTGCTCGGCCAGATGCCGTTTGGCACCTATTTTGTCAACAGTGTGATTGTATCGGTTGTCAGTGTCTTCCTGATTCTGCTGACGGCGACGCTGGCTTCCTATTATATTTCCCGTACCCGGTATAAATGGAATGAGGCGCTGCTGTTCATCTTCCTGCTCGGGATGATGATTCCGATCAAGCTCGGCATTGTGCCGCTCTTCCTGCTGATGAAGGGACTGCATCTGACGAATACGGCCTGGTCCCTGATTCTCATCTATACGGCAATCGGCATCCCGATGGGCGTGATGATTCTGTCCGGCTTCTTCCGGACACTCCCGACGGAGCTGGAGGAAGCGGGCCGGATCGACGGCTGCACAGACATGCAGATTCTTGGCAAAATCGTGGTGCCCCTCATGCGCCCGGCGCTCGGAACGGTCATGATCATCAATTTCGTCACAGCCTGGAACGACTTTTTCTTCCCGCTCATTTTCATACAGAGCGAACTTAAGAAGACGATTCCGGTCGGCCTGATGTCGCTGTTCGGGGAATATGCTTCCGACTGGAGCACGCTGTTCTCCGGACTGACCTTGGCCTCGCTGCCGATGATCCTTTTATTCATGTTCGCTTCCCGCCAGTTCATGGACGGCATGACGGCTGGGGCGGTCAAATGA
- a CDS encoding BadF/BadG/BcrA/BcrD ATPase family protein: MSSESYVIGIDGGGTKSRLYVADLSGAKLGEATGGPTNLHAIGEAAVTESLRSLIGSATEEAGRRIEDCAALCLASAGADRPDDRAALEQIVAACGIRGVITVTNDAEPVLAAGSGGREGVAVISGTGSLAYGRRASGLMARAGGWGHLIGDEGSGYAIGAKGIAAAVRAYDGREAPTLLMPRLMEHLGLSRMERIVPYVYQSAGKKEIAALAAVVHQAYLEGDEASARILKEAAEELALMAGAVIEALSFGEEPLTVVCSGSVFANMNYIYATFTELLQRSYPLAKAVLPDTDAAYGAALLALLSLQDNP, translated from the coding sequence TTGAGCAGCGAGAGCTACGTTATCGGAATAGATGGAGGAGGCACCAAAAGCCGGCTGTATGTAGCCGATCTCTCCGGCGCTAAGCTGGGGGAGGCGACGGGCGGTCCGACCAATCTTCATGCCATAGGCGAAGCGGCCGTGACGGAATCGCTTCGGTCGCTGATAGGGTCCGCGACCGAAGAAGCCGGACGGCGGATTGAGGATTGCGCGGCATTATGCCTCGCAAGCGCCGGAGCAGACCGTCCGGATGACAGAGCGGCGCTTGAGCAGATAGTGGCGGCCTGCGGCATCCGCGGAGTGATCACGGTGACGAATGACGCCGAACCGGTACTGGCCGCAGGCAGTGGCGGGCGCGAGGGCGTAGCCGTCATCTCCGGTACGGGCTCGCTGGCCTACGGCCGCCGGGCGTCCGGCCTGATGGCCCGTGCTGGAGGCTGGGGACATCTGATCGGCGATGAGGGCAGCGGCTATGCGATAGGAGCCAAAGGCATTGCCGCCGCCGTCCGCGCCTATGACGGACGGGAAGCCCCGACTTTACTTATGCCCCGGTTGATGGAGCATTTGGGACTTAGCCGTATGGAACGCATCGTGCCCTATGTCTATCAATCGGCGGGCAAGAAGGAGATCGCCGCTCTTGCGGCGGTGGTCCATCAGGCTTATCTCGAAGGGGATGAAGCGTCCGCCCGCATTCTCAAGGAGGCGGCCGAGGAGCTTGCTCTGATGGCAGGTGCCGTAATCGAGGCGCTGTCTTTTGGGGAGGAACCGCTGACGGTTGTGTGCAGCGGCAGCGTATTTGCCAACATGAACTATATTTACGCCACATTTACGGAACTGCTGCAGCGGAGCTATCCGTTAGCCAAGGCAGTGCTTCCTGATACAGATGCGGCCTATGGAGCGGCTCTGCTTGCGCTGCTCTCCCTTCAGGATAACCCTTGA
- the murQ gene encoding N-acetylmuramic acid 6-phosphate etherase: MLENLGELLTEGRNEHPESLDTWSSLEIVKRMNREDALVADAVSNRLEEISQAVDLITNALDNGGRLLYFGAGTSGRLGVLDASECPPTFGTDPELVQGVIAGGTEALFTAIEGAEDSEEGGERDVCERDVGAGDVVVGIAASGRTPYVIGALRAARAAGASTVAVACNTPSEIGRHADIAIEVPVGPEVVTGSTRLKAGTAQKLVLNMLTTGAMIRLGKVYDDLMVNLQATNKKLQERAKRIVAAATGLTAEEAEHVLAAAEGDCKTAIVMQKCSIDAESARELLVRSRGRVRAAVEAGLEGGGAE; this comes from the coding sequence ATGTTGGAGAACTTGGGAGAATTGTTGACAGAAGGCAGGAATGAACATCCGGAGTCTTTGGACACCTGGTCGAGTCTGGAAATTGTGAAGCGAATGAACCGCGAAGACGCCCTGGTGGCGGATGCGGTGAGCAATAGATTGGAAGAGATTTCGCAAGCTGTTGATTTGATCACGAATGCGCTGGATAACGGCGGAAGGCTCCTGTATTTTGGCGCAGGAACAAGCGGAAGGCTGGGCGTGCTGGATGCCTCGGAATGTCCGCCGACGTTCGGAACCGATCCGGAGCTGGTCCAGGGAGTAATTGCCGGAGGCACGGAAGCGTTGTTCACCGCCATTGAAGGTGCGGAGGACTCGGAGGAAGGCGGCGAGCGGGATGTCTGCGAGCGGGATGTGGGCGCAGGCGATGTTGTTGTCGGCATCGCAGCCAGCGGCAGAACGCCTTATGTCATCGGCGCGCTTAGAGCGGCCAGGGCCGCAGGCGCCTCCACGGTTGCCGTCGCCTGCAATACGCCTTCGGAAATCGGGAGGCATGCCGACATTGCCATTGAGGTGCCGGTCGGTCCTGAGGTGGTCACCGGTTCCACCCGGCTCAAAGCAGGCACTGCGCAGAAACTGGTGCTGAACATGCTGACGACAGGAGCCATGATCCGGCTCGGCAAAGTCTATGACGACCTTATGGTCAATCTGCAGGCGACCAACAAGAAGCTGCAGGAAAGGGCTAAACGGATTGTGGCGGCGGCCACGGGACTTACTGCGGAGGAAGCGGAGCATGTGCTGGCTGCAGCCGAGGGAGACTGCAAGACCGCCATTGTAATGCAGAAATGTTCCATTGACGCTGAATCGGCGCGTGAATTGCTGGTCCGGTCGCGCGGCCGGGTCCGCGCAGCGGTGGAAGCCGGTCTGGAAGGGGGCGGAGCTGAATGA
- a CDS encoding dipeptide epimerase, which produces MTGDSAAAEGDRHTRIRDISLRHISVPLIKPFKTALRTVETAETIAVVITDGEGRRGYGEAPPTLAITGEQLEGIAAFIRRASALLLGQEPLRLEAALALLQRGAVGNSSARAALDMALHDLAAQQAGLPLYRFLGGYRDTCRTDFTVSVDAPARMAQDAADIAASGFRTLKIKVGLGDVSLDIERVAGIRAAVGPGVKLRLDANQGWSAKEAIRAITAMEDAGLDLELVEQPVPARDLKGLAQVTRSVGTLIMADESVFGPQDAMALLAERAADLLNIKLMKAGGIRHAVTICRMAEACGIECMVGSMIETRIGITAAAHFAASQPNVTRFDFDAPLLLSADPVAGGVRYEGADMFLSPLPGLGITDLKAEYMTEL; this is translated from the coding sequence ATGACGGGAGATTCCGCCGCCGCTGAAGGAGACCGGCATACGAGAATACGGGACATATCCCTGCGGCATATTTCCGTCCCGTTGATCAAGCCGTTCAAGACGGCGCTGCGCACGGTCGAAACGGCGGAGACGATAGCCGTCGTCATCACCGACGGCGAGGGACGGCGCGGCTATGGCGAAGCGCCGCCGACGCTGGCCATCACAGGCGAGCAGCTTGAGGGAATCGCGGCGTTCATCCGCCGCGCATCGGCATTGCTGCTCGGGCAGGAGCCGCTCAGGCTGGAGGCGGCTCTCGCGCTTCTCCAGCGCGGCGCCGTAGGCAACTCCAGCGCGCGGGCTGCGCTGGATATGGCGCTGCACGATCTAGCCGCGCAGCAGGCGGGCCTGCCGCTGTACCGATTCCTGGGCGGCTATCGCGATACCTGCCGTACGGATTTCACGGTCAGCGTGGATGCGCCGGCGCGCATGGCGCAGGATGCCGCAGACATCGCGGCTTCCGGCTTTCGGACTTTGAAGATCAAAGTCGGACTTGGCGATGTCTCGCTTGACATCGAACGTGTCGCCGGAATCCGCGCAGCGGTCGGTCCCGGCGTCAAGCTGCGGCTTGATGCGAACCAGGGCTGGAGCGCGAAGGAAGCCATTCGGGCGATCACGGCGATGGAGGATGCCGGACTGGATTTGGAGCTTGTGGAGCAGCCGGTTCCGGCCCGCGACCTGAAAGGACTTGCGCAGGTGACCCGCTCGGTCGGGACTCTCATTATGGCCGACGAGAGCGTCTTCGGTCCGCAGGATGCCATGGCGTTGCTTGCCGAGCGCGCCGCCGATTTGCTCAATATCAAGCTGATGAAGGCGGGCGGTATCCGTCACGCCGTCACGATCTGCCGGATGGCGGAGGCCTGCGGCATCGAATGCATGGTCGGCAGCATGATCGAGACGCGGATCGGCATCACGGCGGCCGCCCATTTCGCGGCCTCGCAGCCCAATGTCACACGCTTTGATTTTGACGCCCCCCTGCTGCTGTCGGCCGATCCCGTAGCGGGTGGCGTGCGGTACGAAGGAGCGGATATGTTCCTCTCCCCGTTGCCGGGCCTAGGCATTACGGATTTGAAGGCGGAATATATGACCGAACTCTAA
- a CDS encoding SprT family protein, with the protein MTDEELQHWIERVSRESFGLPFRHKASFNSRLSTTGGRYFMKSHNIEINPHQLAAYGHEETEKIIKHELCHYHLHLAQKGYRHRDADFKTLLEQVGGSRFCQHLPGAKARKPLPYRYKLVCRRCATEYLRKRKVDPRRYRCGKCTGPLKLTPIGEA; encoded by the coding sequence ATGACGGACGAAGAGCTTCAGCACTGGATTGAACGGGTGTCTCGGGAGAGCTTCGGTTTGCCTTTTCGGCATAAAGCATCGTTCAACAGCAGGCTGTCCACTACAGGCGGACGATATTTTATGAAGAGTCATAACATCGAGATCAATCCCCATCAACTGGCCGCATATGGACATGAGGAGACAGAGAAGATCATCAAGCACGAGCTGTGCCACTACCATCTTCATCTGGCTCAAAAAGGGTACCGCCACCGGGATGCCGATTTCAAGACGCTGCTTGAGCAGGTCGGCGGAAGCCGCTTCTGCCAGCATCTTCCCGGAGCCAAGGCGCGCAAGCCGCTGCCGTACCGGTACAAGCTGGTATGCAGACGCTGTGCAACCGAGTATCTGCGCAAGCGGAAGGTAGATCCACGGCGATACCGATGCGGGAAATGTACCGGTCCGCTGAAGCTGACGCCCATCGGCGAAGCCTGA
- a CDS encoding Lrp/AsnC family transcriptional regulator: MEQAAIDNTDLLILRQLIGNSALTHKEIGQVVHLTGQAVGARIRRLQDLGVITGYSVNWDPEKLGLHVHALVTVFLNSSTQHKPFLEFLQEETEIEEAYRVGGEGCYWMRVRTDRPDKLNALLDRLLKYGNYKISLSIGRVK; encoded by the coding sequence ATGGAACAAGCGGCAATCGACAACACCGATCTGCTCATTCTGCGGCAGTTGATCGGCAACTCGGCGCTAACACACAAGGAAATCGGACAGGTGGTTCACTTGACGGGGCAAGCCGTTGGCGCCCGCATTCGCAGGCTTCAGGATCTCGGCGTCATTACGGGGTATTCGGTGAATTGGGACCCCGAGAAGCTGGGTCTTCACGTTCACGCTCTGGTAACGGTGTTCCTGAATTCAAGCACTCAGCACAAGCCCTTTCTCGAATTTCTCCAGGAGGAGACGGAAATCGAGGAGGCTTACCGGGTAGGCGGCGAAGGCTGTTACTGGATGAGGGTTCGTACGGATCGTCCCGACAAGCTGAACGCATTGCTCGACCGCCTGCTGAAGTACGGGAATTATAAGATAAGCCTGTCCATTGGACGGGTAAAATAA
- a CDS encoding MBL fold metallo-hydrolase, with translation MKLQLIRNAALWLEYGGTSFLIDPMLGEKGAYPPIINTENDLRNPLVGLPGEVGQWLKPDAVIVTHLHNDHWDEAAVSLLDKEIPVICQPEDEGRIAAQGFLKMIPAGVEENFGHTLLFRTGGRHGTGEIGSMMGPVSGFVLKAPGEPVLYIAGDTIWCEEVREALEQHNPEVVVVNAGGARFVSGDPIIMTGRDVAEVCRHAPEAKVIAVHMEAINHCLLTREELDKERKANGFGDRVLIPADGEAISLSQ, from the coding sequence ATGAAGCTTCAATTGATACGAAACGCGGCGCTTTGGCTGGAATACGGAGGTACATCCTTCCTGATCGATCCCATGCTGGGGGAAAAGGGGGCTTACCCGCCGATCATCAACACGGAGAATGACCTCAGAAATCCGCTCGTCGGCCTGCCCGGTGAAGTAGGGCAGTGGCTGAAGCCCGATGCCGTCATCGTGACCCATCTACACAACGACCATTGGGATGAGGCAGCCGTCTCGCTTTTGGACAAGGAGATCCCGGTCATTTGCCAGCCGGAGGATGAGGGGCGGATTGCGGCCCAGGGATTTCTCAAGATGATTCCGGCTGGGGTGGAAGAGAACTTCGGACATACGCTTCTGTTCCGTACCGGAGGACGGCATGGAACGGGAGAGATCGGCAGCATGATGGGACCGGTATCCGGATTCGTGCTGAAGGCGCCCGGCGAGCCCGTGCTGTATATTGCAGGCGATACGATATGGTGCGAGGAAGTACGCGAAGCGCTGGAACAGCACAATCCGGAGGTAGTAGTCGTCAATGCGGGCGGAGCCCGTTTTGTATCGGGCGACCCGATCATCATGACCGGGCGTGATGTTGCGGAAGTATGCCGGCATGCCCCGGAAGCCAAGGTGATAGCCGTTCATATGGAAGCAATCAATCACTGCCTGCTGACCCGGGAAGAGCTGGACAAGGAAAGGAAGGCGAACGGCTTCGGCGATCGCGTGCTCATTCCGGCGGATGGGGAAGCGATTTCATTATCACAATGA
- a CDS encoding branched-chain amino acid ABC transporter permease, giving the protein MEYFIQQLINGISVGSIYALIALGYTMVYGIIKLINFAHGDVFMVGSFIGLFSANFLSDAGLPPVLVLIVSLVFSMTVSALLGITIERFAYKPLRKSTRIAALITAIGVSFLLEYTGVLVLGPQAQGFPDILVKKQFNLFGTDIQVESNQVMILLVTIILMILLQYIVRYTKTGKAMRAVSFDMEAARLMGINVDRTISATFAIGSALAAAAGVIFGMTYNSVDPLMGVMPGLKAFVAAVLGGIGSIPGALVGGLLLGTVETEISSLGYSSWRDGVAFAVLILILIFKPSGLFGKNVREKV; this is encoded by the coding sequence ATGGAGTACTTCATTCAGCAGTTAATTAACGGGATCTCCGTCGGCAGCATTTATGCGCTGATTGCCCTGGGTTACACCATGGTATACGGGATCATTAAGCTGATCAACTTCGCACATGGGGATGTGTTCATGGTTGGTTCGTTTATTGGACTCTTCAGCGCCAATTTTTTGAGCGACGCGGGACTTCCTCCAGTGCTGGTGCTGATTGTATCGCTTGTGTTCTCGATGACGGTCAGCGCACTCCTCGGTATTACCATTGAGCGTTTCGCTTACAAGCCTCTCCGCAAGTCCACTCGGATCGCAGCCCTGATCACCGCTATTGGGGTGTCCTTCCTGCTTGAATATACCGGCGTACTGGTGCTTGGACCACAGGCACAGGGCTTCCCGGATATTCTGGTGAAGAAACAGTTCAACTTGTTCGGCACTGACATTCAGGTGGAGTCGAACCAGGTTATGATTCTCCTTGTAACGATTATTCTTATGATTCTTCTGCAGTACATCGTGCGCTACACCAAGACCGGCAAAGCGATGCGCGCGGTATCCTTCGATATGGAAGCGGCCCGTCTGATGGGGATTAACGTTGACCGCACCATCTCGGCAACATTCGCGATTGGCTCCGCACTGGCGGCGGCGGCCGGCGTTATTTTCGGAATGACGTATAACTCCGTTGACCCGTTGATGGGCGTAATGCCCGGACTTAAAGCATTCGTAGCAGCAGTTCTTGGAGGCATCGGCAGCATTCCGGGCGCACTTGTAGGCGGCCTGCTATTGGGAACGGTCGAAACCGAAATCTCCTCGCTTGGCTATTCATCCTGGCGCGATGGCGTGGCGTTCGCCGTCCTGATCCTGATCCTTATCTTCAAACCATCCGGGCTGTTCGGCAAGAATGTCCGGGAGAAAGTGTAG
- a CDS encoding branched-chain amino acid ABC transporter permease: MKNINKKFWLGVIVSLIFYGVVQVLITTGIFNDVTRSMFLLIGVNVMLAVSLNLINGITGQFSIGHAGFMSVGAYTSAILTLDYNVPFVLAIVAGGVLAAVFGVLIGMPTLRLNGDYLAIATLGFGEIIRIIMLNTEYVGGASGLSGIPAKTTWTVIFFFTLITIVLINNFIRSTHGRACIAIRENEIAAEAMGINTTLYKVIAFTIGALFAGMAGGLSAHTFYVITPGSFNFLKSFEILVMVVLGGLGSTAGAIVGAVFVTLLYTYLRDFPEWRMIIYSIVLILMMIFRPGGLLGSTGFSLKKFGKKGAKVSGDVNSSAS; encoded by the coding sequence GTGAAGAATATAAACAAAAAGTTCTGGTTGGGTGTTATCGTCTCGCTGATTTTTTACGGGGTCGTCCAGGTTCTGATAACAACGGGAATATTTAATGATGTTACCCGATCCATGTTCCTCCTTATCGGCGTCAATGTCATGCTGGCCGTGTCTCTGAACCTGATTAACGGGATTACGGGGCAATTCTCTATAGGCCATGCCGGATTTATGTCGGTCGGAGCCTATACATCCGCCATTCTGACGCTGGATTACAATGTGCCTTTTGTATTGGCGATTGTTGCCGGGGGGGTTCTTGCGGCCGTGTTCGGGGTGTTGATCGGCATGCCGACGCTGCGTCTGAACGGCGACTATTTGGCGATCGCGACGCTTGGCTTCGGTGAAATTATCCGGATCATCATGCTGAATACGGAATATGTAGGCGGCGCTTCGGGCCTTAGCGGCATTCCGGCGAAGACGACCTGGACCGTAATCTTCTTCTTCACTCTAATTACGATTGTTCTGATTAATAATTTTATCCGGTCTACCCACGGCCGTGCCTGTATCGCTATCCGCGAGAACGAAATCGCTGCGGAAGCAATGGGCATCAACACAACACTTTACAAGGTTATCGCCTTTACGATCGGCGCTCTGTTCGCCGGCATGGCGGGCGGTCTGTCCGCGCATACGTTCTATGTCATTACACCGGGCAGCTTCAACTTCCTTAAATCCTTTGAAATTCTCGTTATGGTCGTTCTCGGCGGACTCGGCAGCACAGCCGGCGCAATCGTGGGCGCGGTCTTCGTAACGCTGCTGTACACGTATCTGCGCGATTTCCCTGAATGGCGCATGATTATCTATTCAATCGTGCTGATTCTGATGATGATTTTCCGTCCTGGCGGTCTCTTGGGCAGCACCGGATTCTCGCTCAAAAAGTTCGGCAAAAAGGGGGCGAAGGTAAGTGGCGACGTCAACAGCAGTGCTTCTTGA
- a CDS encoding ABC transporter ATP-binding protein — protein MATSTAVLLDVQSASRSFGGLKALSEVSLHINKGELIGLIGPNGAGKTTLFNLLTGVYPPSTGKIILAGESVGGMKPYKINHKGAARTFQNIRLFTAMTVLDNVKIAFHQHARHSMFTSMLRLPKHFKGEGDITQKALDILKIFNLVDHAYELAGNMSYGNQRRLEIARALAAGPKLLLLDEPAAGMNPNETRDLMNLIAWIRKEFDLTILLIEHDMSLVMGVCDRIYVLDRGMLIADGTPAEIRSNSKVIEAYLGQEA, from the coding sequence GTGGCGACGTCAACAGCAGTGCTTCTTGATGTTCAGAGTGCGAGCCGTTCCTTCGGTGGTCTGAAGGCGCTCAGCGAAGTTTCTCTTCATATTAATAAAGGCGAACTGATCGGACTGATCGGCCCGAACGGCGCCGGCAAAACGACGCTGTTCAACCTTCTGACAGGCGTGTACCCGCCTTCGACGGGCAAGATCATTCTGGCAGGCGAATCTGTCGGCGGGATGAAGCCATACAAGATCAACCACAAAGGGGCAGCGCGCACGTTTCAGAATATTCGCCTGTTCACGGCGATGACGGTATTGGACAATGTCAAAATCGCGTTCCATCAGCATGCCAGGCATTCCATGTTCACCTCCATGCTGCGCCTTCCGAAGCACTTCAAAGGTGAGGGAGATATTACGCAGAAGGCGCTCGACATTCTGAAGATATTTAATCTTGTCGATCATGCGTACGAACTGGCGGGCAATATGAGCTATGGCAATCAGCGCCGTCTGGAGATCGCGCGCGCCTTGGCTGCCGGTCCGAAGCTCCTTCTTCTCGACGAGCCGGCGGCAGGCATGAATCCGAACGAGACCCGGGATCTGATGAATCTGATCGCCTGGATTCGCAAGGAATTTGATTTGACCATTCTGCTGATCGAGCATGATATGTCGCTGGTCATGGGGGTGTGCGACCGTATTTACGTGCTGGACCGCGGGATGCTGATCGCCGACGGGACGCCTGCCGAAATCCGGAGCAATTCCAAAGTTATCGAAGCGTATTTGGGACAGGAGGCGTAA
- a CDS encoding ABC transporter ATP-binding protein → MLTVKGIDVYYGAIHALKDLSITVNQGEIVTLIGANGAGKSTLLKTLSGLLKPKTGSIEFLGKSITNQSVQSIVKQGLIHCPEGRRVFANMSVEENLELGAYLQNSSSLAADFEKVYSTFPRLHERKKQQAGTLSGGEQQMLAMGRAIMGHPKLLLLDEPSMGLAPLLVQDIFKIIQEVNAAGTTVLLVEQNAHQALKIAHRAYVLETGRVVLEGDAKELADSEEIKMAYLGH, encoded by the coding sequence ATGCTGACAGTTAAAGGAATCGACGTATACTACGGAGCCATTCACGCCTTGAAAGATTTGAGCATTACCGTTAACCAGGGAGAGATAGTAACGCTGATCGGAGCGAACGGCGCAGGCAAGTCGACACTGCTCAAGACGCTGTCCGGTCTGCTTAAACCTAAAACAGGAAGCATCGAGTTTCTGGGCAAATCCATCACGAACCAGAGTGTTCAGTCGATCGTCAAGCAGGGGCTGATCCATTGCCCTGAAGGGCGGCGGGTATTCGCCAATATGTCGGTGGAGGAGAATCTTGAACTTGGCGCCTATCTGCAGAATTCCAGCAGCCTGGCTGCGGATTTCGAGAAGGTCTACAGCACGTTTCCTCGTCTTCATGAGCGTAAGAAGCAGCAAGCCGGAACGCTCTCCGGGGGCGAGCAGCAGATGCTGGCGATGGGCCGCGCCATTATGGGGCATCCGAAGCTTCTCTTGCTGGATGAACCGTCTATGGGTCTTGCTCCGCTGCTGGTTCAGGATATTTTTAAAATTATCCAGGAAGTGAATGCGGCGGGCACAACCGTACTGCTGGTCGAACAGAATGCCCACCAGGCGCTCAAAATCGCTCACCGGGCCTATGTTCTGGAGACCGGAAGAGTCGTGCTGGAAGGCGACGCCAAGGAACTGGCGGATTCCGAAGAGATCAAGATGGCTTACCTCGGGCACTAA
- a CDS encoding ABC transporter substrate-binding protein — protein MKKFGAIILSTVLTAVLAAGCGSNNNTESSGNSGGSSNSSGDTIKIGADLELTGGQASFGDSASKGAKLAVQQINDAGGINGKKLELVVADNASKSEEATQAAQKLISNDKVVAIIGASTSTNTLGIVPVATEKQIPLVAVGATNPKVTVDERTKKTNDWVFRTAFIDPFQGQVMANFATNNLKAKTAVIYTDTSSDYSKGLQQFFEETFTKNGGQILSKESYQQKDSDFKAVLTRIKQSNPDVIYLPGYYEEVGKIIKQAREMGITAPFLGGDGWDSPQLAEIAGAAALDNTYMSNHYSPEDTSEEVKNFVDAYKAANGGAVPDGMAALGYDALKLVADAISRAGEADPAKIKDALAATKDLQLATGKVTLNESHDPVKAAVVLKFVDGKQTFETKVNP, from the coding sequence ATGAAAAAATTTGGGGCCATTATTTTGTCGACCGTATTGACCGCGGTACTCGCGGCGGGCTGCGGCAGCAACAACAACACGGAGAGCAGCGGGAATTCTGGTGGAAGCAGCAACTCAAGCGGCGACACGATCAAAATCGGAGCCGACCTCGAGCTCACCGGAGGCCAAGCTTCCTTCGGCGACTCCGCATCGAAAGGCGCTAAGCTGGCCGTACAGCAGATCAACGATGCCGGCGGTATCAACGGCAAGAAGCTGGAGCTGGTAGTAGCGGACAACGCCTCGAAATCCGAGGAAGCTACACAGGCAGCCCAGAAGCTGATCTCCAATGACAAGGTTGTGGCGATCATTGGCGCATCGACTTCGACGAATACGCTCGGTATTGTTCCGGTCGCAACCGAGAAGCAGATTCCTCTGGTAGCTGTTGGCGCGACCAACCCGAAAGTAACCGTTGACGAGCGCACCAAGAAGACCAATGATTGGGTGTTCCGTACTGCTTTCATCGATCCGTTCCAAGGCCAGGTTATGGCGAACTTCGCAACCAACAACCTGAAAGCCAAGACGGCTGTTATCTACACTGACACATCCAGTGACTATTCCAAAGGTCTGCAGCAGTTCTTCGAAGAAACCTTCACCAAGAACGGCGGCCAGATTCTGAGCAAAGAATCTTACCAGCAGAAAGACTCCGACTTCAAAGCAGTATTGACTCGTATCAAGCAATCCAATCCGGACGTTATTTATCTGCCGGGTTACTATGAAGAAGTAGGCAAAATCATCAAACAGGCTCGTGAAATGGGCATTACGGCTCCGTTCCTGGGCGGCGACGGCTGGGATTCCCCGCAGCTGGCTGAAATCGCAGGCGCAGCGGCTCTCGACAACACTTACATGTCCAACCACTACTCGCCTGAAGATACTTCCGAAGAAGTTAAAAACTTCGTTGATGCTTACAAAGCAGCTAACGGCGGCGCAGTACCGGATGGTATGGCGGCTCTCGGCTATGACGCTCTGAAGCTTGTTGCTGACGCTATTTCCCGCGCTGGCGAAGCTGATCCGGCCAAGATCAAGGACGCCCTGGCAGCAACCAAGGATCTGCAGCTGGCAACCGGTAAGGTTACGCTGAATGAATCGCATGACCCGGTTAAAGCAGCTGTCGTTCTGAAATTCGTTGACGGCAAGCAAACGTTCGAAACTAAGGTTAATCCGTAA